Proteins encoded by one window of Eremothecium cymbalariae DBVPG#7215 chromosome 1, complete sequence:
- the RPS1B gene encoding 40S ribosomal protein eS1 (similar to Ashbya gossypii AER131C): protein MAVGKNKRLSKGKKGLKKKVVDPFTRKEWYDIKAPSTFENRNVGKTLVNKSTGLKNAADFLKGRVVEVCLADLQGSEDHSFRKVKLRVDEVQGKNLLTNFHGLSFTTDKLRSMVRKWQTLIEANVTVKTADDYVLRVFAIAFTRRQSNQIKKTSYAQSSHIRAIRKVISEILTREVQNATLAQLTSKLIPEVINKEIENATKDIFPLQNVHIRKVKLLKQPKFDLGALMTLHGEASGEEKGKKVGGFKDEILETV from the coding sequence ATGGCTGTTGGTAAGAATAAGAGATTGTCTAAGGGTAAGAAGggtttgaagaagaaggtcGTTGACCCATTCACCAGAAAGGAATGGTATGACATTAAGGCTCCATCCACTTTCGAAAACAGAAACGTAGGTAAGACCTTGGTTAACAAGTCTACCGGTTTGAAGAATGCTGCAGACTTTTTGAAGGGTCGTGTTGTCGAAGTTTGCTTGGCTGACTTGCAAGGATCTGAAGATCACTCTTTCAGAAAGGTTAAGTTGAGAGTTGATGAAGTTCAAGGTAAGAACTTGTTGACTAACTTTCACGGTCTAAGCTTCACCACTGACAAGTTGAGATCCATGGTTAGAAAGTGGCAAACTTTGATTGAAGCCAACGTTACTGTTAAGACTGCAGACGACTACGTTTTGAGAGTATTTGCTATTGCTTTCACTAGAAGACAATCAAACCAAATCAAGAAGACTTCTTATGCTCAATCTTCGCACATTAGAGCTATCAGAAAGGTCATCTCTGAAATCTTGACCAGAGAAGTCCAAAACGCCACCTTGGCTCAGTTGACCTCCAAGTTGATCCCAGAAGTTATCAACAAGGAAATTGAAAACGCTACCAAGGACATTTTCCCATTACAGAACGTCCACATCAGAAAGGTCaagttgttgaaacaaCCAAAGTTCGACTTGGGTGCTTTGATGACTTTGCACGGTGAAGCTTCTGGTGAAGAAAAGGGCAAGAAGGTCGGTGGTTTCAAGGACGAAATCTTGGAAACTGTGTAA
- the MFT1 gene encoding Mft1p (similar to Ashbya gossypii AER130W): MITPEQVQQVQKRLAVYQQGGYFSSYISTVSHVHDICHSILMGQLTEEPNFSKASLKKLRDDIGTKYVENKIMIECDKMKVDVLDTSTEAVIDQVKAELQEKIPMVRDLRHEIESRNERLELMARDIEDFNYENHQMASSVTTLKLNKESWVDLLGEDSFNRLLSSGIFNQDRNGIYMVRERLFEAEDELKRINLVMKADIERLSNDLEHYKKKWLRNAAVMERIGSVLEREIAERNDGGRALNDDTYMDDEEEDDDRFTRQREGTATSDEEMDNEPDNDGFGPLDCGEGTEEGNHEGNGTCTDSEPEGKKPDEDAVSVDDAQLSEVDTDLIKAAAANVQNAKSPGPNAAQAENPDIEMKYSNSVSEITEQHDEIDKEDSRSNSTEVPDT, from the coding sequence ATGATTACTCCTGAACAGGTTCAACAGGTTCAAAAGAGATTAGCTGTTTATCAACAGGGTGGCTACTTCTCTTCTTATATCTCCACTGTCAGCCATGTGCATGATATTTGCCATTCAATATTAATGGGTCAACTAACAGAAGAACCGAACTTTTCGAAAGCTAGTTTAAAAAAGCTGAGAGATGATATTGGTACTaaatatgttgaaaataaGATTATGATTGAGTGTGACAAAATGAAAGTTGATGTCCTAGACACCAGTACTGAGGCTGTTATAGACCAAGTAAAAGCAGAGCTGCAAGAAAAGATACCGATGGTACGAGATTTGAGACATGAAATTGAGTCGCGAAACGAAAGATTAGAGCTAATGGCAAgggatattgaagattttaaCTACGAGAACCATCAGATGGCAAGTTCGGTTACAACGTTGAAGCTCAACAAGGAATCCTGGGTTGATTTGTTGGGGGAAGATTCATTTAATAGATTATTATCGTCAGGGATTTTTAACCAGGACCGCAATGGAATTTACATGGTCAGAGAACGTTTGTTTGAAGCTGAAGATGAGCTAAAGCGCATTAATTTGGTAATGAAGGCAGACATTGAAAGACTGTCAAATGATTTAGAACACTATAAGAAAAAATGGCTGAGGAATGCAGCAGTAATGGAACGCATTGGGTCGGTATTAGAACGTGAAATTGCAGAGCGTAACGATGGAGGAAGGGCCTTAAATGATGACACATACatggatgatgaagaggaggatgaCGACAGGTTCACAAGGCAGCGCGAAGGCACTGCTACAAGCGATGAGGAAATGGACAATGAACCTGACAACGATGGCTTTGGTCCATTGGACTGTGGTGAGGGTACTGAGGAAGGTAATCACGAAGGCAATGGCACATGTACTGATTCTGAACCAGAAGGCAAAAAGCcagatgaagatgcagtTTCTGTAGATGATGCCCAACTTTCAGAAGTAGACACTGATCTTATTAAGGCGGCTGCTGCAAATGTTCAAAATGCTAAAAGTCCTGGGCCCAATGCTGCACAAGCTGAGAACCCAGATATCGAGATGAAGTATTCCAACTCCGTCTCAGAAATCACTGAACAGCATGACGAAATTGACAAGGAAGACTCACGTAGCAACAGCACTGAGGTGCCGGAtacataa
- the SEC39 gene encoding Sec39p (similar to Ashbya gossypii AER129C), translating to MLKEQLYLLLSIFASRADKSKILKYFEEGTQLSIKEILEVICVFWPELDDPLNLEFIFDHIGVERTKNNDLIFELLNGDESLIALVEINPELTVQRYRWIKEYVSSRLGKWQLSIDEVDYKFLFLRSRSIICNEVVSDVMFYKPLFRKLKYLSSSGGATAFYEWVNGILKPLAHVNRRIELNISIYEFEQKNCEDVMQLFGEIYTDVLSAYKSVMYFEVSPYMTYSGCYDVFLKNCLSLDKFPLDTYNNFQSFRYVASEMNPIFAKDPSLNNLFQHQLLKILYENGQNLIKIPLPNLPDELRNVLEGIDSSVTIDDGITSTELLDYSKYMDALGIHSLKEIHTLKNSNEPNQLSSFMSMSKYLLSSSPSIETLQYLISSDKLYPSLSKDKQMSAIIESLLSLGEFSILHEFISKAGFQIDDSVLLKYFWRFFNGATNGSRNRPEMIKAKNTLSLLPAGKYMHLEVLMDVADKLSEYSLNYSRNVPFTPSHLLEFKQDPLRIISKLLELNPSLYLNFDLTSTIMRKLYVGLEIPCEDPNYEKELTRLTVQHIDCALVNMDLQYAYEKTMELFDKHGDISKYWLTIFQVGKFMDPTWPDNEIPTEIIYLQLEILSKLLHICPFEEVEAVVSLWSGLELELSTRSHVDDPYSLSNNKANKKLQKEIVRQVSSSVSNFLSGGIKWAIGDDMNSG from the coding sequence ATGCTTAAAGAACAATTATACCTCTTGCTGAGCATATTTGCTTCGCGTGCCGATAAATccaagattttgaagtattttGAAGAGGGCACGCAACTATCtattaaagaaatattAGAGGTTATATGTGTATTCTGGCCAGAATTGGATGATCCACTaaatttggaattcatATTTGATCATATCGGTGTagaaagaacaaagaaCAATGATCTAATTTTCGAACTACTTAATGGTGACGAATCATTAATAGCCTTGGTTGAGATTAATCCTGAATTGACTGTTCAGAGGTATCGATGGATTAAAGAATACGTCTCTAGTAGACTGGGTAAGTGGCAACTTTCCAtagatgaagttgattacaaatttttatttttaagGTCTAGAAGTATTATTTGCAATGAAGTAGTTTCCGATGTGATGTTTTACAAACCTCTGTTTCgcaaattgaaatatttatcGTCTTCAGGGGGTGCCACTGCTTTTTATGAGTGGGTTAACGGGATCCTGAAGCCTCTGGCGCATGTTAACCGTCGAATTGAATTGAACATATCTATTTATGAGTTTGAACAGAAAAATTGTGAAGATGTCATGCAGTTATTCGGTGAAATCTACACTGATGTGCTATCTGCATATAAATCTGTCATGTACTTTGAAGTGTCTCCATACATGACATATTCTGGCTGTTACGATGTATTCCTGAAGAATTGCTTATCGCTGGATAAATTTCCTCTGGATACCTACAATAACTTTCAGAGTTTTAGATACGTTGCTTCAGAGATGAATCCTATATTTGCGAAGGATCCTAGCTTGAACAACTTATTTCAACACCAGCTcttgaaaatattatacGAAAATGGCCAGAACTTAATTAAGATTCCGTTGCCAAATTTACCAGATGAATTAAGGAATGTTTTAGAGGGCATAGATAGCTCAGTGACGATTGACGATGGTATCACATCAACTGAGTTGTTagattattcaaaatatatggATGCATTAGGCATTCATAGCCTGAAGGAGATACATACTTTAAAAAACTCTAACGAGCCAAACCAGCTATCCTCATTTATGTCCATGAGTAAATATCTGCTATCATCTTCTCCGTCTATTGAAACCCTGCAatatttaatttcttcTGACAAATTGTACCCAAGCTTATCAAAGGATAAGCAGATGTCCGCGATAATAGAATCTCTCCTATCACTCGGCGAATTCTCTATTCTACACGAATTCATATCTAAAGCAGGCTTTCAGATAGATGATTCTGttttattgaaatatttttggcGTTTCTTTAATGGTGCTACAAATGGATCGCGGAATAGACCAGAAATGATTAAGGCAAAGAATACACTTTCCTTATTACCTGCAGGTAAATATATGCACTTGGAAGTTTTAATGGACGTTGCAGATAAATTATCTGaatattctttaaattattcaCGCAATGTACCATTCACACCATCTCATCTATTGGAATTTAAGCAGGACCCTCTTCGAATTATAAGCAAGCTCTTAGAATTGAACCCGAGtctatatttgaatttcGATCTAACGTCGACGATAATGAGAAAGTTGTACGTGGGATTAGAAATTCCATGTGAAGATCCTAACTACGAAAAGGAATTGACGCGATTGACTGTTCAGCATATTGACTGTGCCCTAGTAAACATGGATTTACAATATGCTTATGAAAAAACGATGGAGTTGTTTGATAAACATGGTGATATATCGAAATATTGGTTGACGATCTTTCAAGTCGGTAAGTTTATGGATCCAACCTGGCCAGATAACGAAATCCCTACAGAGATTATCTATCTACAACTAGAAATTCTCAGTAAACTGTTGCATATATGTCCGTTCGAAGAGGTTGAAGCTGTAGTATCATTATGGAGTGGGTTGGAATTAGAATTGTCAACCAGATCACATGTAGATGATCCTTATTCTTTATCTAATAATAAGGCAAATAAGAAACTTCAGAAAGAGATCGTCAGGCAAGTTTCATCTAGCGtttccaactttttatCAGGGGGTATCAAATGGGCAATAGGGGATGATATGAATAGCGGTTAA
- the PIF1 gene encoding DNA helicase PIF1 (similar to Ashbya gossypii AER128W), which yields MLGYCNRCFNTLRSSQISKVYYLRQYGCGIPMAQNLDRSLCSRSEPKRFKHGLSVEGERRDLRGDEDFNRYSDPMHDMWDTSGDDEILQFVEAKENCIERGYETTSNKKHKRSPEPEVIVINSSPRNPQNDMPVVNIPGNLQQCKVDSDRLNIVSSNYFLPKGEDASHSGGIFNTNLHFSENVPLEHEPFNDELKKEQSKDLIGCIHSSPFTKTLGSDIEESALLPQVNQELAYHTQKPSSQEVISSPEHYAAMVKETKNTLSVLDYSKNKKSQCVVLSEEQQKVLKLADAGLNIFYTGSAGTGKSILLREMIKKLKDKYDRPGSVAITASTGLAACNIGGITVHSFAGIGLGKGTKENLLKKVKRSRKHVQRWFNSKCLVIDEISMIDGLLLDKLDFIARKIRKSNKAFGGIQLIFCGDFFQLPPVTRDNQEPVFAFDSESWKQAIDATIILTKVFRQQGDTKFIEMLNDMRLGKISPETELEFRKLSRPLEQNDIIPAQLYSTRAEVDRANNSQLVKLEGDCRTYNAIDGGDLPNEELKETLLANFLAPKKLDLKIGAQVMNIKNFDETLVNGSLGKVIDFIDEGTYMFYQSVNNDDMDIEEWEEYKDYLIKNDFKVPKDEDDEELKKETRTSVVKKALREKFRKADEKETVHVLGDSIFDFLKVNCDVSDPNVKANLERKKKLLQEVHLSSKGKKLPLVQFFQPDNSTRTVLVREEAWAVEDENEKPLVTRVQLPLILAWALSIHKSQGQTLSKVKVDLRRVFEKGQAYVALSRAVSRCGLQVLNFDSGKIQAHERVVGFYSGLMTADDAMKLHKPQQIKIDFPIANKKSKVSTPKHTEHKDGSITSLLGRFTKDSASRSITPDIDSLPNSCQNQRDGNIA from the coding sequence ATGTTAGGGTATTGTAACCGTTGCTTTAATACTTTAAGGTCGTCTCAGATTTCTAAAGTTTATTATCTGAGACAATACGGTTGTGGCATTCCAATGGCGCAAAACTTGGATAGATCATTGTGCAGCAGATCTGAACCTAAACGGTTTAAACATGGATTATCGGTAGAAGGTGAGCGGCGTGATTTAAGAGGTGATGAAGATTTCAATAGATATTCAGATCCGATGCACGACATGTGGGATACCAGcggtgatgatgaaattTTACAATTCGTGGAAGCTAAAGAAAATTGTATTGAACGAGGATATGAGACCACTTCAAATAAGAAGCATAAGAGAAGCCCAGAACCTGAAGTGATTGTTATAAATTCTTCTCCTCGTAATCCCCAGAACGACATGCCCGTCGTAAATATTCCTGGTAACCTACAACAGTGCAAGGTAGATTCCGATCGACTTAATATCGTCAGTTCTAATTATTTTTTACCAAAGGGAGAGGATGCTTCTCATTCTGGAGGTATTTTTAACACTAATTTGCATTTTTCGGAGAATGTTCCTTTAGAACACGAGCCCtttaatgatgaattgaaaaaggagCAATCGAAGGATCTTATTGGCTGTATTCATTCTTCACCGTTTACTAAAACGCTTGGTTCTGATATTGAGGAGAGTGCTTTATTACCTCAGGTCAATCAGGAGTTGGCGTACCATACTCAGAAACCCAGTTCACAAGAGGTTATATCATCACCCGAACATTATGCAGCTATGGTTAAAGAAACGAAAAATACATTATCTGTTTTGGATTACTCTAAAAATAAGAAATCACAATGTGTAGTTCTCAGTGAAGAGCAACAAAAGGTTCTGAAGTTGGCTGATGCCGGattaaatatattctaCACTGGGAGTGCAGGTACAGGTAAATCTATTTTATTGAGAGAGATgattaaaaaattgaaagataaaTATGACCGCCCAGGCTCAGTTGCTATAACTGCCTCCACGGGTCTTGCTGCATGTAATATTGGAGGTATTACTGTACATTCTTTTGCTGGTATTGGATTGGGAAAGGGTACTAAGGAAAATTTACTAAAGAAAGTTAAAAGGTCTAGGAAGCATGTACAAAGATGGTTTAATTCTAAATGTCTAGTAATAGATGAAATATCTATGATTGATGGGCTGCTTCTTGATAAGTTAGATTTTATTGCAAGGAAGATTCGGAAAAGTAACAAAGCATTCGGCGGTATCCAACTCATTTTCTGTGGTGACTTTTTTCAGTTACCTCCTGTGACTAGGGATAATCAGGAACCCGTCTTTGCATTTGATTCTGAATCTTGGAAACAAGCTATAGATGCTACTATCATATTGACTAAAGTTTTCAGGCAACAAGGCGATACTAAGTTTATTGAGATGTTAAATGATATGCGACTTGGTAAAATATCTCCAGAAACAGAACTGGAATTCAGGAAGCTTTCAAGACCtcttgaacaaaatgatattattcCAGCTCAGCTATACAGCACCAGAGCTGAGGTCGACAGGGCAAATAATAGTCAGCTAGTTAAACTGGAAGGCGATTGCAGAACATACAATGCAATTGATGGAGGTGATTTGCCcaatgaagaattaaaagaGACGTTGTTGGCAAACTTTCTTGCTCCAAAAAAATTAGATCTCAAAATTGGGGCTCAAGTTATGAATATTaagaattttgatgaaaCTCTAGTTAACGGATCTTTGGGGAAGGTTATCGATTTCATAGACGAAGGAACATATATGTTTTACCAAAGTGTAAACAATGATGATATGGACATTGAAGAGTGggaagaatataaagattatctaattaaaaatgatttcaaagttccaaaagatgaagatgatgaggaattAAAGAAAGAGACAAGAACAAGTGTTGTAAAAAAGGCTTTAAGGGAAAAATTCAGGAAAGCTGACGAGAAAGAAACCGTACACGTACTTGGAGATTCGATATTCgactttttaaaagttaACTGCGATGTTTCAGATCCAAACGTGAAGGCTAACCtagaaagaaagaaaaaactatTACAAGAAGTTCATTTAAGTTCCAAGGGGAAAAAACTACCTTTGGTGCAATTCTTTCAACCTGATAATTCAACCAGGACAGTTCTTGTTCGTGAGGAAGCATGGGCTGTAGAAGATGAAAACGAAAAGCCGCTTGTAACCAGAGTTCAACTACCACTAATATTAGCTTGGGCATTATCAATCCATAAATCGCAAGGTCAAACTTTGAGTAAGGTAAAAGTGGACTTAAGGAGAGTCTTTGAAAAGGGACAAGCATATGTGGCACTATCCAGGGCTGTATCAAGATGCGGTTTGCAAGTATTGAACTTTGATAGTGGAAAAATTCAGGCACATGAAAGAGTAGTTGGGTTTTACAGTGGATTAATGACAGCGGATGATGCTATGAAGCTGCATAAACCACAACAGATAAAGATAGATTTCCCGATtgctaataaaaaaagtaaAGTCTCAACACCTAAACATACGGAACATAAAGATGGTTCTATAACAAGTCTCTTAGGAAGGTTCACGAAGGATTCTGCATCTAGATCAATTACGCCAGATATAGATTCCCTGCCCAATTCTTGTCAAAATCAGAGAGATGGTAATATTGCATAA
- the MRPL4 gene encoding mitochondrial 54S ribosomal protein uL29m (similar to Ashbya gossypii AER126W) produces MLFTAKRGFHGTVSALARTRYTKPKPKPEPRSNVRRPTQETHHDRDLKVSAPIPPAAGNLECPVDHPLWQFFSAQKFMRKPEELDQKSRSWTIPELRRKSFEDLHSLWYTCLKERNILARENHLLLHSMKSSREVYKDVDERIRTTMWRIRHVLSERDWAFRLAQQDFQEHQAEFIKDFEGLFLQAEAAQDVESFEMLSRFQLAVFGISEYIDENTVDRKFVDGLKYLATLKLKKFASRNDSIQQLLTTSENKISDAGEAFIIFTSENSESAVEEACNAVKELREQGNAVSRYDELETVAEYVKQLAQTQLETETSEETK; encoded by the coding sequence ATGCTATTTACTGCCAAGAGGGGGTTCCATGGTACTGTGAGTGCTCTTGCCAGAACAAGATATACCAAACCTAAACCTAAGCCGGAACCACGATCTAATGTGAGGCGTCCAACACAAGAAACACATCATGACAGAGATTTGAAGGTGTCAGCTCCTATTCCACCAGCCGCTGGAAATTTGGAGTGTCCAGTGGATCACCCGCTGTGGCAATTTTTTAGTGCTCAGAAATTTATGCGAAAACCGGAGGAGTTAGATCAAAAATCGAGGTCCTGGACGATTCCTGAATTGAGAAGAAAGTCTTTTGAGGATTTGCACTCATTGTGGTACACCTGTTTAAAGGAACGTAACATTTTAGCCCGTGAGAACCATCTATTATTGCATTCTATGAAGTCTTCACGGGAAGTATATAAGGATGTCGATGAGAGAATTAGGACAACGATGTGGAGAATAAGACATGTTTTGAGTGAACGTGATTGGGCATTTAGGTTGGCGCAGCAGGACTTTCAAGAACATCAAGCTGAGTTCAtaaaagattttgaaggGCTGTTCTTGCAAGCTGAGGCGGCGCAGGATGTTGAGTCCTTTGAAATGCTTTCTCGTTTCCAGCTTGCTGTGTTTGGTATCAGCGAGTATATTGACGAAAATACGGTGGATAGGAAGTTCGTAGATGGGCTAAAGTATTTGGCAActttgaaattgaagaagtttgcTTCAAGAAATGACTCAATTCAGCAGCTGTTAACAACGTCGGAAAACAAGATATCAGATGCTGGAGAAGCgttcatcatcttcaccTCAGAGAACAGCGAATCTGCAGTGGAAGAAGCATGCAATGCTGTCAAGGAGTTGAGAGAGCAGGGCAACGCGGTATCTAGGTatgatgaattggaaaCTGTTGCTGAGTATGTGAAACAACTAGCTCAGACTCAGTTGGAAACAGAGACATCAGAGGAAACCAAATGA
- the LSM3 gene encoding U4/U6-U5 snRNP complex subunit LSM3 (similar to Ashbya gossypii AER125C) gives MSDTPLDLLRLNLDEKVYVKLRGARKLTGTLQAFDSHCNIVLSDAEETIYELVDGNLRFETKTSEMIFVRGDSVTLVTAQPEE, from the coding sequence ATGTCTGATACTCCGTTGGACTTGTTGAGGTTAAATTTGGACGAGAAAGTTTACGTAAAATTGCGGGGTGCCAGAAAACTTACAGGTACCCTGCAGGCTTTTGATTCGCATTGTAATATCGTACTTTCAGATGCAGAGGAAACAATTTACGAGCTGGTTGACGGCAACTTGAGGTTTGAAACGAAAACCTCAGAGATGATATTTGTCAGGGGAGATAGTGTGACATTAGTTACTGCACAACCTGAAGAATGA